The genomic interval GGGAAATCTACTATTGACGAGTGTAATATGTATGGAACTCCTGGGATTTTTATTCCAATTAAGGATCATTTTGAACAAGAAGAAAGGGCTATGAAATGTGGTTTTTCTTATGACGATATTAATAGACTTGAGGGGATAATAGAAGAATACTTGTCTAATATCGGTGTTAGAAAAAAAAGTCAAGTTAAGAATGGTGCAACACAGGCCGCTAGGATGATATCTGAATATCTGAATGAATAATAACCGGCTAACATTATAGAAATTAGTGTTGGAGCAAGTAACAATTGCAAAATTCGGTGGTTCTGCTTTAGGAGTAGACGGTATTAAAATTCCGGTAATAATTGAGAGAATAAGAGAACTAAGAAAGAATTCTAAGATTATTTGTGTTTTTTCTGCTCCACTTACAAGTTATGAAGGAAAAAACCTATCGATGACCGATGTAGCAATTCGAATTTCTAGAAACTATGCTACATCAAATCCAGTAGACATTGATATCCTCAAAAACGTATATCTTGGAATATCAAAAAAATATCTTTCAAGTGAAAATCAAAAGATATTTGAACGCGAATTGGAACAATTCAACAAAACCGTTCTCATTTCTCTAAAACAGGTGGCCGAAAATAGGAGATTCGTCGATGTGAGTCGGTCACGTATTCTTGCCTACAGCGGTGAGATTGTCATAGCTAGTTTGATGAATTATATTTTGAGAACAAACGACATCCGATCAGCAAGTGTAAGCATTGATGAATGGCCTATCATGACTGATGATAACTTTGAGGCAGCGAATTTCTTATTAGACGAATCCAAAAAAAAGTTAGATGGATTAGTTAATCTAGTTAATGAGAATGATGTTGTATGTATAGGTGGGTTTATTGGAAAAACAATTGATGGACTTGAAACCACCTATGAGAGAGGTGGGTCAGATAGATCAGCAGCAGATCTAGGCATCTTATTGTCATCAAAGTTTAGTGTAAACCTTGATTTTGAAAAAGATAACTCTGTTTTAAGTGCCGATCCAAAAGTAGTTTCTAATAACCTACATAATGTAAAGACTCTCTCATATAACGAAGCTAAACTTGCTGGAATGTTTGGAATGAAAATTTTGGATCCGATTGCAATCAAAGATATAGACGATCACGAGCTAAGTTTACTTATCTTAGTTACGAATATATCTAATCCTGAAAGATACACGCAAATAGTAAAACAGGTATCTGAATATGAAAATGAGATTGAACCTAAAATAAAGATTGTTACTGGGAAAAAGAATTGTGCAATTGTAAGAATGGAATCGATTGCTGCATCACATATAGCCGCTTTGTTTGAAAAACAGCGACAATACCATGATTTTGTTAAATTATCTCCCTACAAGAAAGATAATTTAGAGATGACCAGATTCTTGTTTTTGGACGGTGATTATGTTAGGCGGCACGAAAAAATATTTCGTTCGTTTTACCCAAAAGTTGAAATGGTTTACGGTAGGGGCGTGGTTACCTTGATTGGAGACTCTATGTGGAAGATTCCAAAAATAGTATCTGAAACAAGCAGCATTGTTAGTCAGCAAGATATAAACATACTAAACATTGATGCCCAGGAAGAAACCTCTCGTATACTAATTCTTGTAGAGGATCACAATGTTGAGGAAGTTATCCGATCGATACACTCAAAAGGCACGATAATAAATTAATTAAATATTTTAGGGATTCTTAATGTTAGAGAGTGATAAAATTTGGATGGATGGTCAATTAATAGACTATCAAAATGCAAAAGTTCATGTTCTGACTCATGGGTTGCATTATGGAACGGGGATATTTGAGGGAATTCGCTCTTATTCGACTACAAAGGGGCATGCCATATTTAGATTGGACGACCATATCAAACGCCTCTACAATAGTGGAAAGGCATATTTTATGCAGTTTGAGTTCGAACCTAATGAATTGAAACTTGCCACTATAGATGTAGTCAAAGCCAATAAGTTGGGTGATTGTTATATCAGGATTATTGCTTTTTACGGTTACGGTAAATTAGGAGTCAATCCATTGCCAAATAAGGTTTCAATAGCAATTACTGCTTGGAAGTGGACTGAACATATTAGAAAGGAGGATTTAGAACTTGGCATTCATCTGATGGTTTCCTCTTGGGAGAAGGTTGGATCTCGAAGTCTACCTACTCATGCGAAAGGAGTAGCAAACTATGCAAATTCAGCCCTTGCGAGAATGGAGGCGTTAAAATCCGGTTTCGATGAAGCTATTATGTTAAATTCAAATGGACACGTAGTGGAAGCAAGCGCAGAGAATATTTTTTTAGTAAAAAATGGTAAAATATATACTCCTCCAATTTCAAGTGGAGCTCTTGAAGGCATCACTAGAGATACAGTTATTGATATAGCTGAGAGAAACAACGTTAAAGTGATCTCCGAAAATATTTCTAGAGATGAACTTTACTACTTTGATGAGATATTTTTAACAGGAACGGCCTCAGAGATAGTTCCAGTTGGATATATAGATCACAGGATGAT from Candidatus Nitrosocosmicus hydrocola carries:
- a CDS encoding branched-chain amino acid transaminase, giving the protein MLESDKIWMDGQLIDYQNAKVHVLTHGLHYGTGIFEGIRSYSTTKGHAIFRLDDHIKRLYNSGKAYFMQFEFEPNELKLATIDVVKANKLGDCYIRIIAFYGYGKLGVNPLPNKVSIAITAWKWTEHIRKEDLELGIHLMVSSWEKVGSRSLPTHAKGVANYANSALARMEALKSGFDEAIMLNSNGHVVEASAENIFLVKNGKIYTPPISSGALEGITRDTVIDIAERNNVKVISENISRDELYYFDEIFLTGTASEIVPVGYIDHRMIGNGGIGSITSSIRKQFADVVTGKEKSRQDWLTYL
- a CDS encoding aspartate kinase; its protein translation is MLEQVTIAKFGGSALGVDGIKIPVIIERIRELRKNSKIICVFSAPLTSYEGKNLSMTDVAIRISRNYATSNPVDIDILKNVYLGISKKYLSSENQKIFERELEQFNKTVLISLKQVAENRRFVDVSRSRILAYSGEIVIASLMNYILRTNDIRSASVSIDEWPIMTDDNFEAANFLLDESKKKLDGLVNLVNENDVVCIGGFIGKTIDGLETTYERGGSDRSAADLGILLSSKFSVNLDFEKDNSVLSADPKVVSNNLHNVKTLSYNEAKLAGMFGMKILDPIAIKDIDDHELSLLILVTNISNPERYTQIVKQVSEYENEIEPKIKIVTGKKNCAIVRMESIAASHIAALFEKQRQYHDFVKLSPYKKDNLEMTRFLFLDGDYVRRHEKIFRSFYPKVEMVYGRGVVTLIGDSMWKIPKIVSETSSIVSQQDINILNIDAQEETSRILILVEDHNVEEVIRSIHSKGTIIN